The following are encoded in a window of Acropora muricata isolate sample 2 chromosome 6, ASM3666990v1, whole genome shotgun sequence genomic DNA:
- the LOC136919962 gene encoding histamine H2 receptor-like — protein MSCLERFSYLANADTSKVAYTILATVAVVLAILTILGNFLVLYALRRCQSLQNSTRALLASLALSDLGIGLFAYPLFVAYCLSIVYNNVDLFCAIQSPYAMVGYCLASVSFFTMTLISLDRFYAVKLRHRYHRVVTIRRVVMTLTAFWIFGLAWSFIWLVSESITGVTVFIMIFCCIIITTVSSVRTYLVIRHHQLQIHAHISQQQGESQVSMGAYKKSLNTMMLIFALLLACYLPYFTVVGVIMATPPSSYTVLAFNVTSTIVYFNSLLNPIVYCVKMRQIRQEVVALLPCFSSENLRRT, from the coding sequence ATGTCTTGTCTTGAGAGATTTTCGTACTTGGCCAACGCCGATACGAGTAAAGTCGCGTACACGATTCTTGCAACAGTAGCTGTTGTACTGGCGATTTTAACGATACTTGGAAACTTTCTTGTTCTGTACGCCTTACGAAGATGCCAATccttgcaaaattcaacaagaGCATTGCTGGCAAGCTTGGCTTTATCGGATCTTGGCATTGGACTTTTTGCGTACCCTTTATTCGTAGCGTACTGTCTTTCAATTGTGTACAACAACGTTGATCTATTCTGCGCCATTCAAAGTCCTTATGCTATGGTCGGTTACTGTTTGGCATCCGTGTCGTTTTTTACAATGACGTTGATTAGCTTGGACAGATTCTATGCTGTCAAATTGAGGCACAGATATCACCGAGTTGTCACAATCAGACGAGTTGTCATGACCCTAACAGCCTTCTGGATATTTGGCCTTGCGTGGTCTTTCATTTGGCTTGTGAGTGAGAGTATAACAGGTGTAACAGTTTTCATCATGATATTCTGCTGTATAATTATAACAACTGTGTCTTCTGTAAGAACGTATCTCGTCATACGACATCATCAATTGCAAATTCACGCCCACATCTCACAACAGCAGGGAGAAAGTCAAGTCAGCATGGGCGCATATAAGAAATCTCTGAACACGATGATGTTGATTTTCGCCCTTTTGTTAGCTTGCTACCTTCCATATTTCACTGTTGTTGGGGTAATTATGGCAACTCCACCAAGTTCATACACAGTTCTAGCCTTCAACGTTACATCTACAATTGTTTATTTCAACTCCTTGTTGAATCCTATTGTTTACTGTGTGAAGATGAGACAAATCAGGCAAGAAGTAGTCGCACTTCTTCCGTGTTTCTCCAGTGAAAATTTGCGGAGAACATGA